In Comamonas sp. lk, the following proteins share a genomic window:
- a CDS encoding proline--tRNA ligase: MKATQFLISTLKEAPADAEVVSHKLMTRAGMIKKLGAGIYNYMPMGLRVIRKVEAIVREEMNRAGGIEVTMPVVQPAELWQETGRFEKMGPELLRIQDRHGRDFIVQPTSEEVVTDIARQEFKSYKQLPKNLYQIQTKFRDERRPRFGLMRGREFIMKDAYSFDKDRDTAQISYQTMREAYKRIFDRFGLQYRAVRADSGAIGGDLSEEFQVIASTGEDAIVYCPNSDYAANIEKAESLAPAQERPAAAQAMAKVSTPGNATCEAVAEQLGLPLAQTVKSLVLATDTLNDKGEVVKTQVWLLLLRGDHEMNEIKVGKVEGLAGFRFASVSEIEEHFGAKPGYLGPIGLKQPLKIVVDRDVAVMADWVCGANEEDFHITGVNFGRDLPEPELVADLRNVVAGDKSPDGLGELAIERGIEIGHVFYLGTKYSQAMNATFLGDNGKPQHFEMGCYGIGVTRLPAAAIEQNHDERGIIWPDAIAPFTVVVCPIGLGRSELVKTEAEKLYNELLALGVDVILDDRDERPGAMLADWELIGVPHRVVLGDRGLKEGQMEYQHRRDTEATKLAATEVLSHLKSRLGL, translated from the coding sequence ATGAAAGCCACCCAATTTCTCATCTCCACCCTGAAGGAAGCTCCGGCCGACGCCGAAGTGGTCAGCCACAAGCTCATGACACGGGCTGGCATGATCAAAAAGCTGGGTGCCGGTATCTACAACTACATGCCCATGGGCTTGCGCGTGATTCGCAAGGTCGAGGCCATCGTGCGCGAGGAAATGAATCGTGCTGGCGGCATTGAAGTCACCATGCCTGTGGTCCAGCCTGCCGAGCTGTGGCAGGAAACCGGCCGCTTCGAGAAGATGGGCCCCGAGCTGCTGCGCATCCAGGACCGCCATGGCCGCGACTTCATTGTTCAGCCCACCAGCGAAGAAGTGGTGACGGACATTGCGCGCCAGGAGTTCAAGAGCTACAAGCAGCTGCCCAAGAACCTCTACCAGATCCAGACCAAGTTCCGCGACGAGCGCCGCCCCCGCTTTGGCCTGATGCGCGGCCGCGAATTCATCATGAAGGACGCCTACTCCTTCGACAAGGATCGCGATACCGCCCAGATCAGCTACCAGACCATGCGCGAAGCCTATAAGCGCATCTTTGATCGCTTCGGTCTGCAGTACCGTGCCGTGCGTGCCGACAGCGGCGCCATCGGCGGCGATCTGAGCGAAGAGTTCCAGGTGATTGCCTCCACCGGCGAAGACGCCATCGTCTATTGCCCCAACAGCGACTACGCAGCCAATATTGAAAAGGCCGAGAGCCTGGCGCCTGCGCAAGAGCGTCCTGCGGCCGCCCAGGCCATGGCCAAGGTCTCCACGCCCGGAAACGCCACCTGCGAAGCCGTGGCCGAGCAACTGGGCCTGCCGCTGGCCCAGACCGTGAAGTCGCTGGTGCTGGCCACCGATACGCTCAACGACAAGGGTGAGGTGGTCAAGACCCAGGTCTGGCTGCTGCTGCTGCGTGGCGACCATGAAATGAACGAGATCAAGGTCGGTAAGGTCGAAGGCCTGGCCGGCTTCCGTTTTGCCAGCGTGTCCGAGATCGAAGAGCACTTCGGTGCCAAGCCCGGTTATCTGGGCCCCATCGGCCTCAAGCAGCCCCTCAAGATCGTGGTAGACCGCGATGTGGCCGTGATGGCTGACTGGGTTTGCGGCGCCAACGAAGAGGACTTCCACATCACCGGCGTGAACTTCGGCCGTGATCTGCCCGAGCCCGAACTGGTGGCCGATCTGCGCAACGTGGTCGCTGGCGACAAGTCGCCCGACGGCCTGGGCGAGCTGGCCATCGAGCGCGGCATTGAAATCGGCCACGTGTTCTACCTGGGCACCAAGTATTCCCAGGCTATGAATGCCACCTTCCTGGGCGACAACGGCAAGCCTCAGCACTTTGAAATGGGTTGCTACGGCATTGGCGTGACGCGCCTGCCGGCCGCTGCCATCGAGCAAAACCACGACGAGCGCGGCATTATCTGGCCCGACGCGATTGCTCCGTTCACCGTGGTGGTCTGCCCTATCGGCCTGGGTCGCAGCGAGCTGGTCAAGACCGAAGCCGAGAAGCTCTACAACGAGCTGCTGGCCCTGGGTGTGGACGTGATTCTGGACGACCGCGACGAGCGTCCTGGCGCCATGCTGGCTGACTGGGAGCTGATTGGCGTGCCGCACCGCGTGGTGCTGGGCGACCGCGGCTTGAAGGAAGGCCAGATGGAATACCAACACCGCCGTGACACGGAAGCCACAAAGCTGGCGGCTACCGAGGTGCTGAGCCACCTCAAGAGCCGCCTGGGCTTGTAA
- a CDS encoding transglycosylase SLT domain-containing protein, translating to MPAPTLSRRACLTAAASLALPSAGWLLPQTAWAGGQLEEPLADSVRTALSAAVVGKAPPELEFASTEARMDYLRWLMASSEKLLKRKPDAQVRRDFLQTVWYESKRAGLDVSMVMGLVQVESGFRKYAISSVGARGYMQIMPFWMRLIGDGDIGKLFHMQTNLRFGCVILRHYLDRERGDAYMALGRYNGSRGQPQYPNAVFGAQRRWLLDEQRSA from the coding sequence ATGCCTGCCCCAACCCTGAGCCGACGCGCCTGTCTGACTGCTGCTGCCTCGCTTGCCCTGCCTTCGGCAGGCTGGTTGCTGCCGCAGACGGCCTGGGCGGGGGGGCAGCTGGAAGAGCCGCTGGCCGATTCGGTGCGCACGGCCTTGAGTGCGGCCGTGGTCGGCAAGGCACCGCCCGAGCTGGAGTTCGCCTCCACCGAGGCGCGCATGGACTATCTGCGCTGGCTGATGGCCAGCAGCGAAAAACTGCTCAAGCGCAAGCCCGATGCGCAGGTGCGTAGAGATTTCTTGCAGACCGTCTGGTATGAGTCCAAGCGTGCCGGTCTCGATGTGTCCATGGTCATGGGCCTGGTGCAGGTGGAAAGCGGCTTTCGCAAATATGCGATCTCCAGCGTGGGCGCGCGCGGCTATATGCAGATCATGCCGTTCTGGATGCGGCTGATAGGCGATGGCGATATCGGCAAGCTGTTTCACATGCAGACCAATCTGCGCTTTGGCTGCGTGATCCTGCGCCACTATCTGGACCGTGAGCGCGGCGATGCCTATATGGCGCTGGGTCGCTACAACGGCAGCCGCGGCCAGCCGCAGTACCCGAACGCCGTGTTTGGCGCCCAGCGCCGCTGGTTGCTGGATGAGCAGCGGTCGGCCTGA
- a CDS encoding hemolysin family protein — MSVSQSLLVIVLLILLSAFFSIAEIALAASRRLRLRQLADDGDPRAERALRVQEAPGEYFTVVQVGQNAVAILGGIVGEGAFSPALVQFFSLWFEPSLASTLGFLLSFFLITSAFILLADLLPRRISMNEPERLIVLVLAPMHWFVVVFKPVIWFYNLATDTLFRLLGLPATRDERITSEDILAMTEAGTKAGVLAAREQQVIANVFELDSRIVASAMTQRERMAFFFKDDADAIIRARIAEEPFSTYPVCDGDIDHVIGYVDAKDLFQRALNNQPLSLMDEALIHKVLIVPDRLTLAEVLEQFRQVHEDFAVIVNEYSRVVGVVTLNDVMSTVMGDLVNPSDEEEQIVRRDEHSWLIDGVTPIEDVMRVLQLDDMPHDDEYETLGGFLMVMLRRVPRRTDSVTWGGYKFEVMDVDSYRIDQVMVTHLPETPPPSAAPSAAAAAKVQSSAAQAAKNHHS; from the coding sequence ATGAGTGTGTCCCAAAGCCTGCTAGTGATTGTTCTGCTGATCTTGCTCAGCGCATTTTTCTCGATTGCCGAGATTGCGCTAGCTGCCTCTCGTCGCTTGCGACTGCGCCAATTGGCCGACGATGGCGATCCGCGTGCCGAACGGGCCTTGCGCGTGCAGGAGGCTCCGGGCGAATATTTCACCGTGGTGCAAGTGGGACAGAACGCAGTCGCCATCTTGGGCGGCATTGTGGGCGAAGGCGCATTCAGCCCCGCATTGGTTCAATTTTTCAGCCTCTGGTTCGAGCCATCCCTGGCGTCCACCCTGGGCTTTCTGCTCTCATTTTTCCTGATCACCTCGGCGTTTATCCTGCTGGCGGATTTGCTGCCACGGCGCATCAGCATGAACGAGCCCGAGCGTCTGATCGTGCTGGTGCTGGCCCCCATGCACTGGTTTGTGGTGGTGTTCAAGCCCGTGATCTGGTTCTACAACCTGGCCACGGATACGCTGTTTCGCCTGCTGGGCCTGCCGGCCACGCGCGATGAGCGCATTACCTCCGAAGACATTCTGGCCATGACCGAAGCCGGCACCAAGGCCGGCGTGCTGGCCGCACGCGAGCAGCAGGTGATTGCCAATGTCTTCGAGCTCGATTCGCGCATCGTGGCCTCGGCCATGACCCAGCGCGAACGCATGGCCTTTTTCTTCAAGGACGATGCCGACGCCATCATCCGCGCCCGCATTGCCGAAGAGCCTTTTTCCACCTACCCGGTCTGCGATGGCGATATCGACCATGTGATCGGCTATGTGGATGCCAAAGACCTGTTTCAGCGCGCACTCAACAACCAGCCTTTGTCGCTGATGGACGAGGCGCTGATTCACAAGGTGCTGATCGTGCCCGACCGGCTCACGCTGGCCGAGGTGCTGGAGCAGTTCCGCCAGGTGCACGAAGACTTTGCCGTCATCGTCAACGAGTACAGCCGCGTGGTCGGCGTGGTCACCCTCAACGATGTGATGAGCACGGTGATGGGCGATCTGGTCAACCCCTCCGACGAGGAAGAGCAGATCGTGCGCCGCGACGAGCACTCCTGGCTGATAGATGGCGTCACCCCCATAGAGGACGTGATGCGCGTGCTGCAGCTCGACGATATGCCGCATGACGACGAATACGAAACCCTGGGCGGCTTTCTCATGGTCATGCTGCGCCGCGTTCCCAGACGCACGGACTCGGTCACCTGGGGCGGCTACAAGTTCGAGGTGATGGACGTGGACAGCTACCGCATCGACCAGGTCATGGTCACCCATCTGCCTGAAACCCCGCCCCCGTCAGCCGCCCCCTCGGCAGCCGCGGCGGCCAAGGTGCAAAGCAGCGCCGCTCAGGCAGCCAAGAATCATCACTCCTGA
- a CDS encoding ribonuclease HI family protein, producing MPALPPAPAHHCCIYIDGSALPNPGAMSLGVVLLLPDGTRHTLSQNLQRRGCNNEAELLALMAALALARSFCARHLTVRTDSSVLVEQLGPPGLKPTKPIERLLPLFDQARALMAQFDEIVLQWLPRHRNTEADALARAAHTESA from the coding sequence ATGCCTGCGCTACCACCTGCTCCGGCACACCACTGCTGCATCTACATAGACGGCAGCGCCCTGCCCAACCCTGGGGCCATGTCCCTGGGCGTCGTGCTGCTGCTGCCCGACGGCACGCGCCACACGCTGTCGCAAAATCTGCAGCGCCGCGGCTGCAACAACGAGGCCGAACTGCTGGCGCTGATGGCCGCGCTGGCACTGGCCCGATCCTTTTGCGCCCGCCACCTGACCGTTCGCACCGACAGCAGCGTGCTGGTGGAACAGCTGGGCCCGCCCGGCCTCAAGCCAACCAAGCCCATAGAACGGCTGCTGCCGCTGTTTGACCAAGCCCGCGCACTGATGGCCCAGTTTGACGAGATAGTGCTGCAGTGGCTTCCACGCCACCGCAATACCGAGGCCGATGCTCTGGCCAGGGCCGCACACACCGAATCAGCCTGA
- the grxD gene encoding Grx4 family monothiol glutaredoxin has protein sequence MSTPQQRIDELVKNNAILLFMKGNASFPQCGFSGRAIQILKACGVDPKAIATVNVLEDQEIRQSIKDYSNWPTIPQLYLNGEFVGGSDIMMEMYESGELQQMLAGK, from the coding sequence ATGAGCACACCTCAACAACGCATCGACGAGCTCGTCAAGAACAACGCCATTTTGCTGTTCATGAAGGGCAATGCCAGCTTCCCCCAATGCGGCTTCTCCGGCCGTGCGATTCAAATCCTCAAGGCCTGCGGCGTGGACCCCAAGGCCATCGCCACGGTGAACGTGCTGGAAGACCAGGAAATCCGCCAGAGCATCAAGGATTACAGCAACTGGCCCACCATCCCCCAGCTGTACCTGAACGGCGAATTCGTCGGCGGCTCGGACATCATGATGGAAATGTATGAGTCGGGCGAGCTGCAGCAAATGCTGGCCGGCAAGTAA
- the prmC gene encoding peptide chain release factor N(5)-glutamine methyltransferase, producing the protein MTISIAQALSAARQEGMERSDAQILLLHTLGRGPGDRAWLITHDTDLLSQAQQQRWQQLCAQRQQGVPVAYLTGHKEFYGLDLAVDGRVLDPRPDTETLVDWALELMPQHTACRVVDLGTGSGAIALALQSQRPSAQVVAVDASADALAVAQSNARQLQLKVQFAHGSWLEPLLGQPQFDLIVSNPPYIRSDDPHLAALTHEPLCALASGEDGLADIRHIIAQAPAQLKPGGWLLFEHGWDQADAVAQLLRQAGFAAVQHRLDLAGIARCTGGQWLAS; encoded by the coding sequence ATGACGATCTCCATTGCACAGGCCTTGAGCGCCGCCCGCCAGGAAGGCATGGAGCGCAGCGATGCGCAGATTCTGCTGCTGCACACGCTGGGCCGCGGCCCCGGTGATCGCGCCTGGCTCATCACCCATGACACCGACCTGCTAAGCCAGGCTCAGCAGCAGCGCTGGCAGCAGCTGTGCGCGCAGCGCCAGCAAGGCGTGCCCGTCGCCTATCTGACGGGACACAAGGAGTTCTACGGCCTCGATCTCGCCGTGGACGGCCGCGTGCTCGACCCCCGCCCCGATACCGAAACCCTGGTGGACTGGGCGCTGGAGCTGATGCCCCAGCACACCGCCTGCCGCGTGGTGGACCTGGGCACCGGCAGCGGCGCCATCGCCCTGGCCCTGCAAAGCCAGCGCCCCTCGGCCCAAGTGGTGGCGGTAGATGCCAGTGCCGATGCACTGGCCGTCGCCCAGAGCAATGCCCGTCAGCTGCAGCTAAAGGTGCAGTTTGCCCACGGCAGCTGGCTGGAGCCGCTGCTCGGACAGCCACAGTTTGACCTGATCGTCAGCAACCCGCCCTATATCCGCAGCGACGACCCGCATCTGGCCGCACTGACCCATGAGCCGCTGTGCGCCCTGGCCAGCGGCGAGGACGGCCTGGCCGATATCCGCCACATCATTGCCCAGGCCCCGGCCCAGCTGAAACCGGGTGGCTGGCTGCTGTTCGAACATGGCTGGGATCAGGCCGACGCGGTGGCGCAGCTGCTGCGCCAGGCGGGCTTTGCGGCCGTTCAGCATCGCCTGGATCTGGCAGGCATCGCCCGCTGCACGGGCGGTCAATGGCTTGCGTCTTGA
- a CDS encoding PEP/pyruvate-binding domain-containing protein, which translates to MKRLLPQLGCLLLSSLLLAAAATSSHAQAVRKPSAYESGAGAAVDAAANRASPGDLAVLTSQGDFERMARVFDPASPAAMPHVLFVIDRQARTKAPQLHFINTPRYAFHEDFLRAKGLLRGGKAELKRNYLDAKRRFILGTLSWQPALKGFSYEFWEGDQLTPELLQITAQTLASGFFAPVRFKANATAQEAVAQAAGLDAVTQAQLLGAQSFLPLNTGRAVGRLRIVASVDAVHDLHPQDIVLLREVPIGLPPVAGVLTERPSTMLSHVNLLARGWGVPNAYVKDASQKLAQLNGQWVLLEVKTSDYQLRAATEAERQSAQNPTGRKPANGKPLLIQPDLKHSELLPLAQLRSADRRRCGAKAANLGEIQSARLPDVSVPDGFCIPFAAYADFMRGNGLSERIARMRQQAGFATDSGVRRQALSALRAEIEQWPLPQPVADSWAQRWSGQLAGQGVFVRSSSSSEDLPQFSGAGLYTTVPNVRSASDLAAAVRKVWASVYNFEAWEARQAAGIAEQQVFMSVLVQKAVDSTASGVMITRDPFDASRRHTTYIAAKRGLGIRVVEGKRVAEQILYSSRSKAVQLLNRSDDDVALQLDARGGVREVTVAAGRAVLDDRLVQRLARAGAGIKQRFGGRQQDIEWAVQGDQIIILQARPFINAANQQTLK; encoded by the coding sequence ATGAAACGCCTGCTGCCGCAACTGGGATGCCTTCTGCTGTCCAGCCTCCTGCTGGCAGCGGCCGCCACCTCCAGCCATGCACAAGCGGTGCGCAAGCCCTCGGCGTACGAATCGGGTGCCGGCGCTGCCGTGGATGCGGCCGCCAACCGCGCCAGCCCCGGTGATCTGGCGGTGCTGACCAGTCAGGGCGACTTCGAGCGCATGGCCAGGGTGTTCGATCCGGCCAGCCCCGCAGCTATGCCCCATGTGCTGTTTGTGATTGACCGACAGGCTCGGACCAAAGCACCGCAGCTGCATTTCATCAACACGCCGCGCTACGCCTTTCACGAAGATTTTCTGCGCGCCAAAGGCCTGCTGCGCGGCGGCAAGGCCGAGCTCAAGCGCAATTACCTGGATGCCAAACGCCGCTTCATTCTGGGCACGCTGAGCTGGCAGCCTGCGCTCAAGGGTTTCAGCTACGAATTCTGGGAAGGCGACCAGCTCACTCCCGAGCTGCTGCAGATCACGGCACAAACGCTTGCCAGCGGCTTTTTTGCGCCCGTGCGCTTCAAGGCCAATGCCACGGCGCAGGAAGCCGTGGCTCAGGCCGCAGGTCTTGATGCCGTGACCCAGGCCCAGCTCTTGGGTGCACAAAGCTTTTTGCCGCTCAATACCGGCCGCGCCGTGGGTAGGCTGCGCATTGTTGCGTCCGTTGACGCGGTGCATGACTTGCATCCACAGGACATTGTGCTGCTACGCGAAGTGCCCATCGGCCTGCCGCCGGTGGCCGGCGTGCTGACGGAGCGCCCGTCCACCATGCTCTCGCATGTAAATTTGCTGGCGCGCGGCTGGGGTGTACCCAATGCCTATGTGAAGGATGCCAGCCAGAAGCTGGCGCAGCTCAACGGCCAGTGGGTGCTGCTGGAAGTCAAGACCTCGGACTACCAACTGCGCGCCGCTACCGAGGCGGAGCGCCAGAGCGCCCAGAACCCGACCGGCCGCAAGCCCGCCAACGGCAAGCCGCTGCTGATCCAGCCCGACCTCAAGCACAGCGAACTGCTACCCCTGGCCCAGCTGCGCAGCGCGGACCGCAGGCGCTGCGGCGCCAAAGCCGCCAATCTTGGCGAGATTCAATCCGCCCGCCTGCCCGATGTGAGCGTTCCCGACGGTTTTTGCATCCCGTTTGCCGCCTATGCCGATTTCATGCGCGGCAACGGCCTGAGCGAACGCATTGCCCGCATGCGCCAGCAAGCGGGGTTTGCTACGGATTCAGGAGTTCGCAGGCAAGCACTGTCTGCGCTGCGGGCCGAAATCGAACAATGGCCTCTACCGCAGCCTGTAGCCGACAGCTGGGCCCAGCGCTGGAGCGGCCAGCTCGCCGGCCAGGGCGTTTTTGTGCGCAGCTCCTCCAGCTCCGAGGATTTGCCCCAGTTCAGCGGTGCAGGCCTGTACACCACCGTTCCCAATGTGCGCAGCGCCAGCGATCTGGCGGCTGCCGTGCGCAAGGTCTGGGCCTCGGTCTATAACTTCGAGGCCTGGGAAGCCCGCCAGGCCGCCGGCATAGCCGAGCAGCAGGTCTTTATGTCCGTACTGGTGCAAAAAGCCGTGGACTCCACCGCCTCGGGCGTGATGATCACCCGCGACCCTTTCGATGCCAGCCGCCGCCACACCACCTATATCGCGGCCAAACGCGGCCTGGGCATACGTGTGGTGGAAGGCAAACGGGTGGCCGAGCAGATTCTCTACTCCAGCCGCAGCAAGGCCGTGCAACTGCTCAACCGCTCCGATGACGACGTGGCCCTGCAGCTCGATGCCAGAGGCGGCGTGCGTGAAGTGACGGTAGCCGCTGGTCGCGCCGTGCTGGACGACCGCCTGGTCCAACGCCTGGCCCGCGCCGGTGCGGGCATCAAGCAGCGCTTTGGCGGCAGGCAACAAGATATTGAGTGGGCCGTGCAAGGCGATCAGATCATCATCTTGCAAGCCAGGCCCTTCATCAACGCAGCCAACCAACAGACTTTGAAATGA
- the prfA gene encoding peptide chain release factor 1 — protein sequence MQDFLRNQLERYAQRLEELDFLLSREDIMADMKQYRSISREHADVTAIASRYRRYQQTEADLATAREMLADPDMAEMAQEEIASGEAELIKLEEELQRMLLPKDPDDARPAFMEIRAGAGGDESALFAADLTRMYTRYAANVGWKVEVMSANESELGGYKEVVLRIEGDNVYGALRFESGGHRVQRVPATETQGRIHTSACTVAVMPEPDEAEAITLNPADLRIDTFRASGAGGQHINKTDSAVRVVHLPTGIVAECQDGRSQHSNKAKALQVLQARIQEKERSERAAKEAAMRKGLIGSGDRSDRIRTYNFPQGRLTDHRINLTLYKLLAVMEGDLGDVIQALAHAREAELLAELELN from the coding sequence ATGCAAGACTTTTTGCGCAACCAGCTCGAACGCTACGCCCAACGCCTGGAAGAGCTGGACTTCCTGCTCTCGCGCGAAGACATCATGGCCGACATGAAGCAGTACCGCTCCATCTCGCGTGAACACGCCGATGTGACGGCGATTGCCAGCCGCTACCGCCGCTATCAGCAAACCGAGGCCGACCTGGCCACGGCCCGCGAAATGCTGGCTGACCCGGATATGGCGGAGATGGCCCAGGAAGAAATCGCCAGCGGCGAGGCCGAGCTGATCAAGCTCGAAGAAGAGCTGCAACGCATGCTGCTGCCCAAGGACCCGGACGACGCCCGCCCCGCCTTCATGGAAATCCGTGCCGGCGCAGGCGGCGACGAGTCGGCCCTGTTTGCCGCCGATCTGACCCGCATGTACACCCGCTACGCCGCCAACGTGGGCTGGAAGGTGGAAGTCATGAGCGCCAACGAAAGCGAGCTGGGCGGCTACAAGGAAGTGGTGCTGCGCATTGAGGGCGATAACGTCTATGGCGCGCTGCGCTTTGAATCGGGCGGCCACCGCGTGCAGCGCGTACCCGCCACCGAGACCCAGGGCCGGATTCACACCAGCGCCTGCACCGTGGCCGTGATGCCCGAGCCCGACGAGGCCGAAGCCATTACGCTCAACCCCGCCGACCTGCGCATCGACACCTTCCGCGCCAGCGGCGCCGGCGGCCAGCACATCAACAAGACCGACTCTGCCGTGCGCGTGGTGCACTTGCCCACCGGCATCGTGGCCGAATGCCAGGACGGCCGCAGCCAGCACAGCAACAAGGCCAAGGCCTTGCAGGTGCTGCAGGCACGTATCCAGGAAAAGGAACGCAGCGAACGGGCTGCCAAGGAAGCTGCCATGCGCAAGGGCCTGATCGGCTCCGGCGACCGCAGCGACCGTATTCGCACCTATAACTTTCCCCAAGGACGGCTGACCGACCACCGCATCAACCTGACGCTGTACAAGCTGCTCGCCGTGATGGAAGGCGATCTGGGCGATGTCATCCAGGCCCTGGCCCATGCCCGCGAAGCCGAACTGCTGGCCGAACTCGAACTGAACTGA
- the hemA gene encoding glutamyl-tRNA reductase has product MAVWALGINHHTAPLDMRGRFAFALDQIAPTLQGLRSSLGGANRPHDAIETAILSTCNRTEIYCAADTAAMDHTVNWLAHSGGVHPELLRQHSYLLQDGSVARHAFRVASGLDSMVLGEAQILGQMKNAVRAAETAGALGTTLNQLFQRSFAVAKEVRSSTEIGAHSISMAAAAVRLAGQLFEDLSKIRILFVGAGEMIELVSTHFAARSPKQITIANRTMERGEKLAAQFGADTMRLADLPEHLHEYDAIISCTASTLPIIGLGAVESALKKRKRRPIFMVDLAVPRDIEAEVKHLNDVYLYTVDDLATVVRTGQAHRQAAVEQAEVIIDTGVQSFMSWLDQRNPVGGTVALIQQVNAQADEWRALEIARAKKLLAKGEDIDTVLEALSRGLTQKMLHGTMAQLHKGDADQRAQTADTVARLFLRPGRNDSGSQNSL; this is encoded by the coding sequence ATGGCAGTCTGGGCTCTAGGCATCAATCACCACACGGCACCGCTTGATATGCGGGGTCGATTTGCGTTCGCGCTCGATCAGATCGCGCCAACGCTGCAGGGCCTGCGCAGCTCTCTGGGTGGAGCCAACCGCCCCCATGACGCCATAGAAACGGCCATTCTCTCCACCTGCAACCGCACCGAAATCTACTGCGCAGCCGACACGGCAGCCATGGACCACACGGTCAACTGGCTGGCCCACAGCGGCGGCGTGCACCCCGAGCTGCTGCGCCAGCACTCCTATCTGCTGCAAGACGGCTCCGTCGCCCGCCATGCCTTCCGCGTGGCTTCCGGCCTGGACTCCATGGTGCTGGGCGAGGCGCAAATCCTCGGCCAGATGAAGAACGCCGTGCGCGCTGCCGAGACGGCTGGCGCCCTGGGCACCACGCTCAATCAGCTGTTTCAGCGCAGCTTTGCCGTCGCCAAGGAAGTGCGCTCCTCCACCGAGATCGGCGCCCACAGCATCTCCATGGCCGCTGCCGCCGTGCGTCTGGCAGGCCAGCTGTTTGAAGATCTGTCCAAGATCCGCATCCTGTTTGTGGGCGCGGGCGAGATGATCGAGCTGGTCTCCACCCACTTTGCGGCACGCAGCCCCAAGCAGATCACGATTGCCAACCGCACCATGGAGCGCGGCGAGAAGCTGGCGGCCCAGTTCGGTGCCGACACCATGCGCCTGGCCGATCTGCCCGAGCATTTGCACGAGTACGACGCCATCATCAGTTGCACAGCATCTACCCTGCCCATCATCGGCCTGGGTGCTGTGGAGAGTGCTCTCAAAAAGCGTAAACGCCGCCCTATTTTCATGGTTGATCTGGCCGTACCCCGCGATATCGAAGCCGAGGTCAAGCACCTGAACGACGTCTACCTCTACACCGTGGACGATCTGGCCACCGTGGTCCGCACCGGCCAGGCGCATCGCCAGGCCGCCGTGGAGCAGGCCGAAGTCATCATCGACACCGGCGTGCAGAGCTTTATGAGCTGGCTGGACCAGCGCAACCCCGTGGGCGGAACGGTCGCGCTGATACAGCAGGTCAACGCCCAGGCCGACGAATGGCGCGCCCTGGAAATTGCCCGCGCCAAGAAGCTGCTGGCCAAGGGCGAAGACATAGACACCGTGCTCGAGGCCCTGTCGCGCGGTCTGACGCAAAAAATGCTGCACGGCACCATGGCCCAGCTACACAAGGGCGATGCCGACCAACGCGCCCAGACAGCCGATACCGTGGCGCGCCTGTTCCTGCGCCCCGGCCGCAACGACTCCGGCTCCCAGAACTCACTCTAG